In Elusimicrobia bacterium HGW-Elusimicrobia-1, a genomic segment contains:
- the rsfS gene encoding ribosome silencing factor gives MSNILLGGKRMKSTTLAGKIAEILDSKKAVDTAVFNVSRFTIVAEYFVVATATSDTHGRALLDEVERVLAADGIKALRVEGKTAGSWTAADFGGVILHIMSGKYRAEVALEKLYADAKKIVRREPPAKKMPKAKANKKNVKKRSERKNIAAPRG, from the coding sequence ATGTCAAATATTTTACTCGGAGGAAAACGCATGAAATCTACAACCCTTGCCGGAAAAATAGCCGAAATACTCGATTCAAAAAAAGCCGTCGACACGGCGGTGTTCAATGTTTCGAGATTTACAATCGTGGCGGAATATTTCGTGGTGGCTACCGCGACTTCGGACACTCATGGCCGAGCCCTTCTCGACGAAGTGGAAAGAGTCCTTGCCGCCGACGGCATTAAGGCGCTTCGTGTCGAGGGGAAGACGGCCGGTTCATGGACGGCGGCGGACTTCGGCGGCGTTATACTTCATATTATGTCCGGAAAATATCGCGCCGAAGTGGCTTTGGAGAAACTGTATGCGGACGCAAAGAAAATAGTCCGGCGCGAGCCGCCGGCAAAAAAAATGCCTAAGGCGAAAGCCAACAAAAAGAATGTTAAAAAAAGATCTGAAAGAAAAAATATCGCGGCGCCTCGCGGATAA
- a CDS encoding 4-hydroxy-tetrahydrodipicolinate synthase translates to MFEGSCVAIVTPFKNDSVDFDTIKKLVDFHIANSTSWILPCGTTGESATLSHEEHEAVIEAVVKAAKGKIKVVAGTGSNNTAESVRLTKFAEKIGADAALLISPYYNKPTQAGLRAHFKAVASAVKFPIMLYNIQSRTGVNIEPETVEAIVADNSNVVGIKEASGSLEQMSKIKMLSGRLELLSGDDALTLPVLSIGGVGVVSVAANIIPADTAALVKSFLAGDVKKAREIHYKMFPLVKSLFIETNPIPVKTAMEMMGLCGGSLRLPMTPMSDANREKLKKAVSDYGLVRG, encoded by the coding sequence ATGTTTGAGGGAAGTTGCGTAGCAATAGTGACGCCGTTTAAGAACGATTCCGTCGATTTTGACACCATCAAAAAACTCGTCGATTTTCATATCGCCAATTCCACGTCGTGGATACTTCCCTGCGGGACGACCGGCGAATCCGCCACGCTTTCGCACGAGGAACACGAAGCCGTAATAGAGGCGGTGGTTAAAGCCGCCAAAGGGAAAATAAAGGTGGTGGCCGGCACCGGCTCCAACAACACCGCCGAGAGCGTGCGCCTTACGAAGTTCGCCGAAAAAATCGGCGCGGATGCCGCGCTTCTCATCTCTCCCTATTACAACAAGCCGACTCAGGCGGGTTTGCGCGCGCATTTCAAGGCGGTTGCATCGGCCGTGAAGTTCCCGATAATGCTCTATAATATTCAGTCGCGCACGGGTGTAAATATCGAGCCGGAAACGGTCGAGGCGATAGTCGCCGACAACTCCAATGTCGTCGGAATAAAAGAGGCGTCTGGTTCTCTTGAACAGATGAGTAAAATCAAGATGCTCTCCGGCCGTCTGGAATTACTTTCGGGCGACGATGCCCTTACCCTGCCTGTGCTGTCGATAGGCGGCGTGGGGGTGGTGTCGGTGGCGGCAAATATAATTCCCGCCGATACCGCCGCGCTGGTAAAAAGTTTTCTTGCGGGCGATGTTAAAAAAGCGCGCGAGATACACTATAAAATGTTCCCGCTGGTAAAGTCGCTTTTCATAGAGACCAATCCGATACCGGTAAAAACGGCCATGGAAATGATGGGACTTTGCGGCGGTTCGCTGCGGCTGCCTATGACGCCTATGTCGGACGCTAACAGGGAAAAACTCAAAAAAGCCGTGTCGGATTACGGACTTGTTCGCGGGTAA
- a CDS encoding LL-diaminopimelate aminotransferase (produces methionine from 2-keto-4-methylthiobutyrate and glutamine in vitro; mutations do not affect methionine salvage in vivo however), with product MIKVKPSKILSELPPYLFARINEIKLEAIAKKLDVIDLGMGNPDLPTPAHIVERLCDSVRNHPNTHRYPQAKGMPRFRRAVSGWMENRFGERFNPATEVLALIGSKEAIAHLCMAYLDPGDVALVCDPAYMVHFNGVMLARGKIHAMPLLEENAYLPDFGKIPKKVLARSKIMFLNYPNNPTGAVAPEEFLREAVKFCAKNNILLVYDNAYSEITFDGYVAPSIFQIPGARGAAVEFHSFSKTFNMAGWRVGWGVGDEKLIKPLEKFKSFLDYGVPTFVQLAAACALESSQDAVRKQCGIYQARRDKMVEGLNKIGWPVESPNATMYLWMRLPEGFRSMGSLEFCGKLLRQTGVVLAPGVGFGKHGEGYVRMALVTHSNRFHDALLRFKKVLKTGF from the coding sequence ATGATAAAAGTGAAACCGTCTAAAATTCTCTCTGAGCTTCCTCCGTATCTTTTCGCAAGGATAAACGAGATTAAGCTGGAGGCCATAGCCAAGAAACTCGATGTAATCGACCTAGGCATGGGCAATCCCGACTTGCCGACGCCCGCGCATATTGTGGAGCGTTTGTGTGATTCCGTGCGAAACCATCCCAATACACACCGCTATCCGCAGGCCAAAGGCATGCCGCGTTTCCGTCGGGCGGTTTCGGGGTGGATGGAAAACAGATTCGGCGAGCGTTTTAATCCGGCCACCGAAGTCCTGGCGCTTATCGGCTCCAAAGAAGCCATAGCGCACCTCTGCATGGCGTACCTCGACCCGGGCGATGTCGCGTTGGTTTGCGACCCCGCCTATATGGTTCATTTCAACGGTGTGATGCTGGCGCGCGGCAAGATTCACGCAATGCCGCTTCTTGAAGAAAACGCTTATCTGCCGGATTTCGGCAAGATTCCCAAAAAAGTTCTTGCGCGCTCCAAGATAATGTTTCTTAATTATCCCAACAACCCGACGGGCGCCGTCGCTCCCGAAGAGTTTCTCAGGGAGGCCGTGAAGTTTTGCGCCAAAAACAACATCCTTCTGGTTTACGACAACGCATATTCGGAGATAACTTTCGACGGATACGTCGCGCCGTCCATATTTCAGATACCCGGCGCTCGCGGCGCCGCGGTGGAATTTCATTCGTTCTCCAAAACTTTCAATATGGCCGGATGGCGCGTCGGCTGGGGCGTCGGCGACGAAAAACTTATAAAGCCGCTGGAAAAATTCAAGTCGTTTCTGGACTACGGCGTTCCGACTTTCGTGCAATTGGCGGCCGCCTGCGCGCTTGAGTCGTCGCAGGATGCGGTCAGAAAGCAGTGCGGGATTTATCAGGCCAGACGCGACAAGATGGTCGAGGGACTCAACAAAATCGGCTGGCCGGTCGAATCGCCCAATGCCACTATGTATCTCTGGATGCGGCTGCCCGAAGGTTTCAGGTCGATGGGCTCTTTGGAGTTTTGCGGCAAACTCTTAAGGCAGACCGGCGTGGTGCTGGCTCCGGGCGTGGGATTCGGGAAACACGGAGAAGGTTATGTGCGTATGGCTCTTGTGACGCACAGCAACCGTTTTCACGACGCCTTGCTGCGTTTCAAAAAAGTTCTGAAAACGGGATTCTAA
- a CDS encoding glutamate-5-semialdehyde dehydrogenase: MDIKKEIVSMARAAKDASRIMAGMSSSRKKEILAAMASAVEKEKDEILFENSIDVDAAGEAGLSKALIDRLRLDDKRISALASSIREIAALGDPVGEVISEWTRPSGIRIKKVRVPLGVVGMIYESRPNVTADAAALCLKSGNSVILRGGSEAINSNHAIVRTILKAGYDAGLPEGAVQFVETADRAAVLELIKLDGLVDLIIPRGSEQMIRFVREHAVVPVLAHGKGLCHTYVDKAADLAMAAKIAFNAKCQRPGVCNAMETLLVHKDIARDFLPGICENYSKAGVEVRGCAVTSSIFPDAVKATDEDWSTEYLDLKVSVKVVDSLEAAIAHINVYGSGHSEAIITSDEAAAKKFLAEVDAAAVFHNASTRLHDGSVFGLGAEIGISTQKLHARGTMGARELTTTKFLVYGNGNIRE, translated from the coding sequence ATGGACATAAAAAAAGAGATAGTATCTATGGCGCGCGCCGCCAAAGACGCGTCGAGAATTATGGCGGGTATGTCCTCGTCGAGAAAAAAAGAAATTCTTGCGGCGATGGCTTCTGCCGTCGAAAAAGAAAAAGACGAGATACTCTTCGAGAATTCCATAGACGTCGACGCCGCCGGCGAAGCGGGGCTGTCGAAAGCGCTTATAGACCGCCTCAGATTAGACGACAAAAGAATATCCGCTCTGGCTTCATCCATAAGAGAAATCGCCGCTTTGGGCGACCCCGTGGGCGAAGTAATATCCGAATGGACGCGCCCGTCGGGCATAAGAATAAAAAAAGTCCGCGTTCCTTTGGGCGTGGTGGGAATGATATACGAATCCCGACCCAACGTGACGGCCGACGCCGCGGCGCTGTGCCTGAAATCCGGCAACTCCGTTATACTCCGCGGCGGTTCCGAAGCGATAAACTCGAACCACGCGATAGTGCGCACAATTTTAAAGGCGGGATACGATGCCGGTCTGCCCGAAGGCGCCGTGCAATTCGTGGAAACCGCCGACCGCGCCGCGGTTCTGGAACTCATAAAACTCGACGGCCTTGTGGACTTGATAATACCGCGCGGTTCCGAACAGATGATAAGATTCGTCAGGGAGCACGCCGTGGTTCCGGTGCTCGCGCACGGCAAGGGTTTGTGTCACACCTACGTCGATAAAGCGGCGGATTTGGCTATGGCCGCCAAAATCGCATTCAACGCCAAATGTCAGCGCCCCGGAGTTTGTAACGCTATGGAAACGCTGCTTGTGCATAAGGACATCGCCAGGGATTTTTTACCCGGGATTTGCGAGAATTATTCCAAGGCCGGAGTCGAGGTTCGCGGCTGCGCCGTAACGTCGTCGATATTTCCCGACGCGGTGAAAGCGACCGACGAGGATTGGTCCACGGAATATCTGGATTTGAAAGTGTCGGTAAAAGTCGTGGATTCTCTTGAAGCGGCCATAGCGCATATAAACGTTTACGGCTCCGGACATTCCGAGGCGATAATAACCTCCGACGAGGCCGCCGCCAAAAAATTTCTCGCCGAAGTCGACGCCGCAGCGGTCTTTCATAACGCATCCACGCGACTGCACGACGGAAGCGTGTTCGGATTGGGCGCTGAAATCGGCATATCCACTCAGAAATTGCACGCGCGCGGAACAATGGGCGCGCGCGAATTGACGACAACGAAATTTCTGGTTTACGGCAACGGCAATATCAGGGAATGA
- a CDS encoding DNA-binding protein produces the protein MRYTEGKIGRIFVARFDEGDDLLEGIKRLAEKEKIKAASFNLLGALTGQKLVVGSKMSRGKNIPDWAAASGEWEVLGFGTLFRLDGKPAIHLHTATGKKGKMLVGCLRGGGGVYITIECVVQEILAGGIAKKKSSAGLSLIDFKRGKKC, from the coding sequence ATGAGATACACCGAGGGTAAAATCGGCAGGATATTCGTAGCCAGATTCGACGAAGGCGATGACCTGCTTGAAGGCATCAAACGTCTGGCCGAAAAGGAAAAAATTAAGGCGGCGAGTTTCAATCTTTTGGGAGCGCTCACCGGACAGAAACTGGTGGTCGGCTCAAAAATGTCGCGCGGCAAAAATATACCTGATTGGGCGGCGGCTTCCGGAGAATGGGAAGTTTTGGGCTTCGGCACGCTTTTTCGGCTCGACGGCAAACCGGCGATACATCTTCACACGGCTACCGGCAAGAAGGGAAAGATGCTCGTCGGCTGTCTGCGTGGCGGCGGCGGAGTTTATATTACCATTGAATGTGTAGTACAGGAAATTCTCGCCGGAGGGATTGCCAAAAAAAAGAGCTCCGCCGGACTTTCCCTTATTGATTTTAAGAGAGGAAAAAAATGCTGA
- a CDS encoding homoserine dehydrogenase, translating to MKKISIGLIGSGVVGGGVLEIFSKHSASISRRIGAKAKIAAVCDVSPRNVPAAYRKVFVADWRKIVADPGIDLVVELIGGYEPAATIILKSLSSGKSVVTANKAVLAARWGDVFSAARRNSKLVYFEAAVGGAIPVVQAINEGLAANRITSISGILNGTSNYMLSAMHTDGISFAAALKNAQAAGFAEADPSCDVKGIDTANKLAILTSIALGAQVKLRDVSVEGIEGVSAVDVACLKNEFGRVIKLIGKTVIMPDGGVDITVRPRVISPTHPFGNVNWEYNAALISGDSAGDLMFYGKGAGRLPAASAVVSDIIFLSRQIVSKSAGVMPYVEYDPSKKVRILTSSAREGYYYLRFTVSDKPGVLAKIAAALAARGVSIASVYQNEAPSGKNPGGAAIIIITHKANEAALYSALEAISRLRIVRKKTVVYPMEG from the coding sequence ATGAAAAAAATATCCATAGGACTTATCGGGTCGGGCGTTGTAGGCGGAGGAGTGCTCGAAATATTTTCCAAACATTCCGCATCCATATCGCGAAGGATAGGCGCAAAAGCGAAAATCGCCGCCGTATGCGATGTCTCCCCGCGCAATGTGCCGGCGGCTTACAGAAAAGTTTTTGTCGCCGATTGGCGCAAGATAGTCGCGGACCCCGGCATCGACCTTGTCGTCGAGCTTATAGGCGGATACGAACCCGCCGCCACGATAATTCTTAAATCATTGTCGTCGGGTAAAAGCGTGGTCACCGCCAATAAAGCGGTGCTTGCCGCCCGCTGGGGCGATGTTTTTTCGGCCGCGCGGCGGAACTCCAAGCTTGTGTATTTTGAGGCCGCCGTCGGCGGAGCCATTCCCGTGGTGCAGGCCATTAACGAGGGGCTGGCCGCCAACAGGATAACTTCAATTTCAGGCATCTTAAACGGCACGTCGAACTATATGCTCAGCGCCATGCACACCGACGGGATATCGTTCGCGGCGGCGCTTAAAAACGCGCAGGCCGCCGGCTTTGCCGAGGCGGATCCTTCGTGCGACGTCAAAGGCATCGACACCGCCAACAAACTGGCGATACTTACCTCGATAGCCCTCGGCGCGCAGGTAAAGTTGCGGGATGTGTCCGTGGAAGGCATAGAAGGCGTGTCGGCCGTCGACGTAGCGTGTCTGAAAAATGAATTCGGACGGGTAATAAAACTTATCGGAAAGACCGTCATAATGCCCGACGGCGGCGTGGACATCACGGTTCGTCCGAGAGTAATATCGCCGACGCATCCTTTCGGAAACGTGAACTGGGAATATAATGCCGCGCTTATAAGCGGGGATTCCGCCGGAGACCTTATGTTTTACGGCAAAGGCGCGGGACGTCTTCCCGCGGCTTCCGCGGTTGTCAGCGACATTATTTTCCTGTCTCGCCAGATAGTCAGCAAAAGCGCCGGCGTTATGCCGTACGTAGAGTATGACCCGTCGAAAAAAGTACGCATATTGACGTCGTCCGCGCGCGAAGGTTACTACTATCTGCGGTTTACCGTCTCGGATAAACCCGGAGTTCTTGCAAAAATCGCGGCAGCTTTGGCGGCGCGCGGGGTTTCTATCGCTTCCGTATATCAGAACGAGGCGCCGTCCGGCAAAAACCCGGGCGGAGCTGCGATAATAATAATTACGCACAAGGCCAACGAGGCCGCTCTTTATTCGGCGCTCGAAGCGATATCGCGGCTGCGCATTGTAAGAAAGAAAACAGTAGTATATCCGATGGAAGGGTAA
- the folK gene encoding 2-amino-4-hydroxy-6-hydroxymethyldihydropteridine diphosphokinase, with protein sequence MVSVVWAALGSNVGDRMKNLERAAAELSARGIKILKVSRVYETREFTGDKQRPYYNAVAALGVSASPTGLLRIFKAIEKKLGRRKSRRRGRPRPIDLDILFYADARISSKKLEVPHPRMIQRDFVLHPLAELTGRRKLPVFGKTASELLSAVEPAKRTIKRAAGFLKSYGGRK encoded by the coding sequence GTGGTGAGCGTTGTCTGGGCGGCGCTCGGCTCCAATGTCGGCGACCGCATGAAAAATCTTGAGCGCGCCGCCGCGGAATTGTCCGCGCGCGGCATAAAGATTTTGAAAGTGTCGCGCGTGTACGAAACGCGCGAATTTACCGGCGACAAACAGAGACCTTATTACAACGCTGTCGCCGCGCTTGGAGTATCGGCGTCGCCGACGGGGCTACTGAGAATTTTTAAGGCGATAGAAAAAAAGCTCGGTCGCAGGAAGTCGCGCCGCCGTGGCCGCCCTCGTCCCATAGACCTGGACATACTTTTTTACGCGGACGCGCGCATATCGTCGAAGAAACTTGAAGTGCCGCATCCGCGGATGATCCAGAGAGATTTTGTGCTCCATCCGCTCGCGGAATTGACGGGCCGGCGGAAACTGCCGGTTTTCGGAAAAACCGCCTCCGAATTATTGTCGGCGGTCGAGCCGGCAAAACGCACCATAAAGCGCGCCGCGGGATTTTTGAAGTCGTATGGAGGAAGAAAATGA
- a CDS encoding 4-hydroxy-tetrahydrodipicolinate reductase produces the protein MLKIAIAGVKGKMGARILALAEADSAVDVTGVFEAAANSAVGATVDFRSKKLVIGNSAAAAIAGADALIDFTSPASSLANIAAAVTSKKAVVLGTTGFDAAAAEKIKAASVSVPIVFSPNMSVGVNLLFKIVSEVASVLKDYDAEIVELHHNQKKDAPSGTAAKLAESVMSVAAKKLIHGRQGLTGARSKDELGVHAVRAGDIVGEHTVYFAGPGERVEITHRAHSRDCFAAGAISAAKWLSGRKAGLYTMRDVLGI, from the coding sequence ATGCTGAAGATCGCCATAGCGGGCGTAAAGGGCAAGATGGGCGCCAGGATACTTGCTCTGGCCGAAGCGGATTCCGCCGTCGATGTTACGGGAGTGTTCGAGGCCGCGGCCAATTCCGCCGTCGGAGCCACGGTGGATTTCCGCTCAAAAAAACTCGTCATAGGAAATTCCGCCGCCGCGGCCATCGCGGGCGCGGATGCCCTCATAGATTTTACGTCGCCGGCATCGTCTCTGGCCAATATTGCCGCCGCCGTAACGTCCAAAAAAGCGGTAGTGCTGGGCACCACCGGCTTTGATGCCGCAGCCGCGGAAAAAATCAAAGCCGCGTCCGTATCCGTCCCGATTGTTTTTTCTCCGAATATGTCCGTAGGAGTGAATCTGCTTTTTAAAATTGTCTCGGAAGTGGCTTCGGTCCTGAAAGATTACGATGCGGAGATTGTCGAACTCCACCATAACCAGAAAAAAGACGCTCCCTCCGGCACGGCCGCGAAACTTGCGGAATCGGTGATGTCCGTCGCGGCGAAGAAATTAATACACGGCCGCCAGGGGCTTACCGGCGCGCGTTCCAAAGACGAGCTGGGCGTGCACGCCGTAAGAGCCGGCGATATAGTCGGCGAGCACACTGTGTATTTTGCCGGACCCGGCGAGCGTGTCGAGATAACCCATCGCGCGCACTCGCGGGATTGTTTCGCCGCCGGCGCGATTTCGGCGGCCAAGTGGTTGAGCGGACGCAAAGCCGGTCTTTATACGATGCGAGACGTTTTGGGCATTTGA
- the nadD gene encoding nicotinate (nicotinamide) nucleotide adenylyltransferase — MNGQMRIGIFGGSFDPPHNGHLRVAIAAADELSLDKLFFVPALAPPHAISKTLTPPDIRMKMLRELSRRDERFYIDDYELRRRGPTYTYETIKRFRKRFPRAEVFFVLGSDSLADIPRWKKGAQLPDMCRFAVALRPQSGVAALIDKAVKLKVRPPAVSSTAIRRAAPFTGGFLSGKVPAAVARIILDNYLYVDEAVAAYLKKRLDNAKYRHTLGVAATAVALAAKHGADPRRARLAALIHDMGRVMPSAKYPSYLAPAPRPAGMPSAETAAANPFLLHSFVSARLAQKIFGIKDRVVLNAAAHHTLGCPSKSSTVYDDIIYVADAVAPDRRFQGVARLRREAFGDLSRAVFLCALMKLGYVLKKEKYLAPEGVAVYNSRLKKIKK; from the coding sequence ATGAACGGTCAGATGAGGATAGGAATTTTCGGGGGTTCGTTCGACCCTCCGCACAACGGACACTTGCGAGTCGCCATTGCCGCCGCCGACGAACTATCGCTGGACAAACTGTTTTTCGTGCCCGCGCTTGCGCCTCCCCACGCCATATCCAAGACACTGACCCCGCCGGACATCAGGATGAAAATGCTCCGCGAACTATCAAGGCGCGACGAGAGATTTTACATCGACGATTATGAACTGCGCCGACGCGGTCCGACGTACACCTATGAGACGATAAAACGGTTTCGGAAACGCTTTCCGCGCGCGGAGGTCTTTTTTGTGCTGGGCTCCGATTCCCTCGCCGACATCCCTCGCTGGAAAAAAGGCGCGCAACTTCCCGATATGTGCCGTTTCGCCGTCGCCTTACGGCCGCAAAGCGGCGTCGCCGCGCTTATCGACAAGGCCGTCAAACTTAAAGTCAGGCCGCCGGCCGTATCGTCGACGGCCATCCGCCGCGCCGCGCCGTTTACCGGCGGATTTTTGTCCGGAAAAGTTCCCGCGGCCGTCGCGCGGATTATTCTCGACAACTATTTATATGTCGACGAAGCCGTCGCGGCTTATCTTAAAAAGCGGCTTGACAACGCCAAATACCGGCACACTCTGGGCGTGGCCGCGACAGCCGTCGCATTGGCGGCAAAACACGGCGCCGACCCCCGACGCGCGCGGCTGGCCGCGCTCATACACGATATGGGACGCGTGATGCCGTCGGCGAAATATCCGTCGTACTTAGCGCCAGCGCCGCGCCCGGCCGGAATGCCGTCGGCGGAAACGGCAGCGGCGAATCCGTTTCTTCTTCATTCTTTCGTTTCGGCGCGACTGGCGCAGAAAATATTCGGCATCAAAGACAGAGTAGTTCTTAACGCGGCCGCTCATCACACTCTTGGTTGTCCGTCGAAGTCGTCGACCGTTTACGACGATATAATCTACGTCGCCGACGCCGTGGCTCCGGACAGAAGATTTCAGGGCGTCGCGCGCCTTCGCCGCGAGGCGTTCGGCGATTTGAGCCGCGCCGTATTTCTTTGCGCGTTGATGAAACTCGGCTATGTGCTGAAAAAAGAAAAATATCTTGCGCCGGAGGGTGTTGCGGTTTACAACTCCCGTCTTAAAAAAATAAAAAAATGA
- a CDS encoding LL-diaminopimelate aminotransferase (produces methionine from 2-keto-4-methylthiobutyrate and glutamine in vitro; mutations do not affect methionine salvage in vivo however) produces the protein MKPEYSEKLKALPPYLFVEIDRRKKAAIDRGADIISFGVGDPDMPTPRHIVEAGKLALENPKNHQYPFGSGLMTFREAVARWYRSRFGVELNPANEIHSLIGSKEGIGHIHLAFVNPGDVVLIPEPGYPVYNTGTIFAGGEPCFMPLLEKNGFLPDFSAISEEKLQRAKLMFLNYPNNPTAAVADRKFYESAIELAKKYSIIIAADAAYSEIFYDSPPISFLEIDGAKEVGVEFHSLSKTYNMTGWRLGWAAGNADVIKGLASVKDNYDSGVFQAVQEAGVCALSSSQKCVDDARKTYAERRDTLVDGLRKLGWAVKPPSATFYVWAKVPPTYKSGAVVAKLLDEAAIVTTPGNGLGASGEGYVRFALTVPVPRIKEALERMAKIKW, from the coding sequence ATGAAACCCGAATATTCGGAAAAATTAAAGGCGCTTCCGCCTTATCTCTTTGTTGAAATTGATCGACGGAAAAAGGCCGCCATTGATCGCGGCGCCGACATAATATCTTTTGGCGTGGGCGATCCGGACATGCCGACGCCCCGGCACATAGTCGAGGCGGGAAAACTCGCGCTCGAAAATCCAAAGAATCACCAATACCCTTTCGGCTCCGGTCTTATGACTTTTCGCGAAGCGGTGGCGCGCTGGTACCGTTCGCGTTTCGGCGTTGAACTGAATCCCGCCAACGAAATTCACTCGCTCATCGGCTCCAAAGAAGGAATAGGGCACATTCATCTTGCTTTCGTTAATCCGGGCGATGTCGTGCTGATTCCGGAGCCGGGTTATCCCGTCTACAACACCGGAACGATTTTCGCCGGAGGCGAGCCGTGTTTTATGCCGCTCCTTGAAAAAAACGGCTTTCTTCCGGATTTTTCCGCCATCAGCGAGGAGAAACTGCAACGCGCGAAGCTGATGTTTTTGAATTATCCCAACAACCCGACCGCCGCCGTCGCCGATAGAAAGTTTTACGAGTCGGCCATCGAACTGGCCAAAAAATATTCGATAATTATCGCCGCGGACGCCGCGTATTCCGAAATATTTTACGATTCGCCGCCGATCAGTTTTCTTGAAATCGACGGCGCCAAAGAGGTCGGCGTCGAGTTTCATTCGTTGTCGAAAACCTACAATATGACCGGCTGGCGTCTGGGCTGGGCGGCCGGCAACGCCGACGTGATAAAGGGTCTTGCGTCCGTTAAGGACAATTATGATTCGGGAGTTTTTCAGGCGGTTCAGGAGGCCGGCGTGTGCGCTTTGTCGTCGTCGCAGAAATGCGTCGACGATGCCCGCAAGACCTACGCGGAGCGACGCGATACGCTGGTCGACGGATTAAGAAAACTCGGCTGGGCGGTAAAGCCGCCGTCGGCGACTTTTTACGTCTGGGCGAAAGTGCCGCCGACGTATAAATCCGGCGCTGTCGTTGCCAAACTTCTCGACGAAGCCGCCATAGTGACCACGCCCGGCAACGGTCTGGGCGCTTCCGGCGAGGGATACGTGCGCTTTGCGCTGACGGTGCCGGTCCCGCGCATAAAAGAGGCGCTTGAACGGATGGCCAAAATTAAGTGGTGA